One window of the Streptomyces sp. TS71-3 genome contains the following:
- a CDS encoding lanthionine synthetase C family protein: protein MPPWDRAAQYVEEVSERFSDIEATTRIWQAGDSCVPSSLDRGCAGMSLLYAELAHRDTAHRALAHAWLTAAARSRQEPSTAGIFRGAAALSFAAHCAAGHGGHYARTLAGLDERLAAMARAWAEREARRVALGEACVTIHAYDAITGLAGLGGHLVARGLTGAAAPVLEAVVALTDPIEVSGVRLPGWWVAQDTASYAPTAVREGHANLGMAHGVAGLLALLSLAWRDGSRVAGQREAATVLAGYLLERRRDDGDGVWWPPMLGLDGAEAARPRPSWCYGTPGVARALYLAGAAFDVAEWRDAAVRALRSVLRPSSTQPPLNGPGLCHGWAGLLQITWRTAQESSDDELAARLPWIAARLLDAAPGAVCGTVPGAARPGYVPDDPFGFLTGAAGAALALHTCATGTQPATPWERALLIA from the coding sequence ATGCCGCCATGGGACCGGGCCGCGCAGTACGTGGAGGAAGTCTCCGAGCGCTTCTCGGACATCGAGGCCACCACCCGGATCTGGCAGGCAGGCGACTCGTGCGTGCCCTCCAGCCTCGACCGGGGCTGTGCGGGAATGTCCCTGCTCTACGCGGAGCTGGCCCACCGGGACACGGCCCACCGGGCGCTGGCCCACGCCTGGCTCACCGCAGCGGCGCGGTCGCGCCAGGAGCCGTCGACGGCCGGGATCTTCCGTGGCGCAGCCGCTCTGTCCTTCGCGGCTCACTGCGCGGCGGGGCACGGCGGCCATTACGCCCGCACCCTTGCCGGCCTCGACGAGCGCCTCGCCGCCATGGCGCGTGCCTGGGCCGAGCGTGAGGCGCGCCGGGTCGCGCTCGGAGAGGCGTGTGTGACCATCCATGCCTACGACGCGATCACCGGGCTGGCCGGACTGGGCGGCCACCTCGTCGCACGTGGGCTCACCGGCGCCGCCGCTCCCGTGCTGGAGGCCGTGGTCGCGCTGACCGACCCCATCGAGGTGTCCGGCGTTCGCCTTCCCGGCTGGTGGGTGGCACAGGACACGGCATCCTACGCCCCGACCGCGGTCAGGGAGGGCCACGCCAACCTCGGCATGGCCCACGGCGTCGCCGGTCTCCTGGCGCTCCTCTCCCTGGCCTGGCGCGACGGCTCACGGGTGGCGGGACAGCGGGAGGCCGCCACCGTGCTCGCCGGGTACCTGCTCGAACGGCGCAGGGACGACGGCGACGGTGTCTGGTGGCCCCCCATGCTCGGCCTGGACGGCGCCGAGGCCGCGCGGCCCAGGCCCTCATGGTGCTACGGGACTCCGGGAGTCGCCCGCGCCCTGTATCTGGCGGGCGCCGCCTTCGACGTCGCCGAATGGCGCGACGCCGCCGTCCGGGCCCTGCGGTCGGTGCTCCGCCCCTCCTCCACGCAGCCGCCCCTGAACGGACCGGGCCTGTGCCACGGATGGGCGGGCCTGTTGCAGATCACCTGGAGGACGGCTCAGGAAAGCTCCGACGACGAGCTTGCGGCACGGCTGCCGTGGATCGCCGCACGGCTCCTCGACGCGGCACCGGGCGCGGTGTGCGGCACCGTCCCGGGCGCCGCACGCCCCGGGTATGTTCCCGACGACCCGTTCGGGTTCCTCACCGGGGCTGCCGGGGCCGCCCTCGCGCTGCACACCTGCGCCACCGGCACTCAGCCCGCCACGCCCTGGGAGCGCGCGCTCCTGATCGCTTGA